The region TGAGGAATTCGTCCAGAACATCCTCCGCCTCTGCACCAAGCTGGCCAAGGATGGACTTACGACCTCCGCCCTCACCGAGAACACGGGCATAGAATTCAAAAGGCCGGTCAAAGTCTGTCCGTTCACGCCAGAGATTGAGTTGCCTGAAGGCTCTTTCGTGACAGCTACCCTTCTCCGTCCGTGCCCGGCGGCCAAGCTCACCCCACAGGGTTCCTTTCCTGTGGGCGGCCAGATCATAGAGTTCATCTTCGGAATATCCCACAAGCGGTGATTTCAGAACCACAGCGAGAGACAGGTCATCCTCCGGCAACAGCATCACATCGCCAAGAGCCAGCAGATCCTCAACCACGATGTGATCCGACAGAGACAACCGGTCCGCTCCGGCAATGGGAATGCTGCGATCCTTCAGAGCCCGATTGAGCGCATCAATGAAAGCACCACGTTTCCGCACCAGCACAAGGATATCACCAGCACTGATCCGTTCGCCTGTTCCTTCAAGACGCTCTCCATCCTGAAGCCAGCGCTGAATCGTATCGGCAATCCTGTTCGCCAGCCGGGAAAGCCCGGTCTGAGCCCCCACATGGTCCACCGGCACAGTCCAATCCGTATCGGCCTCGAGGTGATCCGTCAGTGTGGGTGGCCAGATCTCGACCAAGCCCGGATCATTCCGCCGTACGGCCTCGTGTACGGGTGGTTCTGGTTCAAGAGACAATCCCCGATGGGCATCCGGTGACCGGAACACCTGATCAACGGCCCCAAGCACATCCGGCGTAGAACGGAAGGACAGGTTCAGCTTCAGGGAATGCCAGGTCTTTTCCACTGCACGCGCTCGCCCAGAAAACGCCTTTTCCATACGGGCAAACTCTTCAGGTGCAGCCCCCTGAAATGAATAAATCGACTGCTTCTCATCACCCACGGCAAACAGGGTTCTCTCAACAGGGCGTGCACTGTCCCCGTCAAAGAAATCATCAGCCAGAGCACGGATAACCTGCCACTGGTTCGGGCTGGTATCCTGCGCCTCATCAACCAGAATATGATCCAGCCCCTGATCCATTTTGTACTGAACCCAGCGAGCTGCTTCCGTATCTGAAAGGAGACGCATTGTCTTCAGGATCAGATCATCATAATCCAGCAGTCCGCGATTGTTCTTCATCCGCTCATAGCGAGCAATAACCGCGTCACTCAGCCGAACAATTGCTTCTGTGGCTTCCAGCGCCTTCAACAGACGATACTGATCCAGAACGGCCAGAAGGCGGTCCTGTTCCTGAAGAACCTTGTCCTCAAATTCCGGATAGGTGGCCTTCACCGCTTTTGTGCAAAAGCGGGACCAGGCGCGGGGCTTCTCATCCCCTGGCTTGCCGGTAAAAAACACCTGAACCCAGGCCATCAGCCGCGCTTCATCATCAGACGCGTTCAACGCCGCTTCAAATCGGTCTGCGAGACTCTGATCAATCGAACTCCCCTGCCGCAACAGGATCAGAAGGTCATCAACAAACCGGTTTGGAAGCGTCGGAGAATGGCAACCCGATGTCAGAACCTGCGGCAGAGACAAACCTTCCGGCAGGTCGAGTGATCGAGCCAGCTCTGCCATGGCTTCAGGCACGGATCCAACCGTTTCAAGCCAGCGCCGAAGCACATCCCGCCGCCCGATCATGTCTGAGACAGCATCACGAGCCGCATCGTCAGACGCTGCAGCCACGGCATCAACAAGAGCCCTGCCCAGAACCGCAGCCGGATCAGCGGCCGCTTCCACCAGAACGGAATTGAGCGCCTCTGCAAGCATTTCCGATTGCTCGGCGTCATCAACAACCGAGAAATGCCCTGCTACATTGGCCTCGAACGGAAACTGCTGAAGGAGAGCCTGACAGAACGCGTGGATGGTCTGCACTTTCAGCCCGCCCGGCGTCTCAAGTGCGCGGGCAAACAACTGCCGCGCCTCATCCCGTTCGCCCGCCTTCGGCCTACGACCGACAAGGTCTTCCAGTCGCTTGTCCAGCTCCATATCCGAGAGGCCAGTCCAGTCCGCAAGCTCATCAAAGACCCGTGTCTTCATTTCTGCAGCCGCAGCTTTGGTAAAGGTCAGGCACAAAAGCCGGGAAGGGTCCGAGCCTGACAGCAACAGACGAATGACCCGCCGCGAGAGAACGAACGTCTTGCCCGATCCGGCATTGGCTGACACCCAGGCAGAGGATTCCGGGTCACAGGCCTTGCGCTGGGCCGCAATTGTCTCGGCAGGGATCGTCAGAGCAGGTAGAGCCTCAGTCATCAATCTGCTCCCCTGCCACCATCCATTCCTTCACCCGTGCCAGGTGATCATAATCTCCGGCAAACCGGTTTTCCCGTTCCACACGTGCGCGGGACAGGTAAGGCGTCGTCACCTGCCGGAAATGAGCAATCAGGCGCAGCAGTCGTTGTTCTGCTTCGAGCGCCAGCTGCTCGGGCGTCTTTTCCTTGTTCGCTGGCTTGACCTCTCCGGCTGGCATGCCGCCAGACAGTCTGACATAGGCTATCTCTGATGGTTGCCTGGGCCCAAGTCCCTTGAAACCGCCTCGCATGGCAATCAGCGCTTCCAGAGGCAATTGCGGAGCCAGCATGGATTCCACCTGCCGCGCCGTACTCGGTTGCCCGGTCTTGAAATCAACGACTGAAACAGTGCCATCGAGTTTTTCATCAACCCGATCCGCTCGGCCATGCAGAACAAAGGGCGGTTCCATCGCATCGAACGACAAACGGCCCGGGATCTCCGCATGACGACGATCCAGGTCAAGCACACGGGACACTTCCCAATCCTCAACAACCCATCGGGCGACCCGTTCAAAGCGCGGCCACCAGAACGCGCAAACTTCCGGGAAATCTGAAACCGTTTCAAAGGCCGCTTCTCCACAATCAAGCAAATGGGTAAGTGCGGCTTCTGTCAAAGGGCCATCCCAGCTCGCTGCAAAGTCGGCAAGCGCCTCGTGTATGATTGTTCCTTTTTCGGCAGCACCGGGCAGTTCACCAATCGGCCTTATGGGCTTCAGATTGAGAACATGCCTGGCATAGATCGCATAAGGATCGCGGATCAGGGTTTCAATTTCAGTGATGGACAGGCTATCGGGGCGATCATCAACCGGCGGGCACGGTGCCGGGCGCTCAATCGGACGCACCTGGTCCGGTTCATCAAGTCGTCTGGCCCAATCCAGAATTTCCGCCCCTCGCGCGCGACACACAGCCATTCTGGGCGAACCGGCGAAGGCTTCCAGACGCTGCAGCCAGCGAGAAGCAACAGAAGGCGCTCCATCAGTCCGGAGCGCGCGGGTGTAAACGACCTCCTGCATTCCGGATGCCATAATGAAATCATGCGCAGCAAGCCCGACCCGACGCTCTGGTGGGTCAAGTGTCATATCCCGTTTCATCGGGCGCGACAGCCATGGATCAGACCGGGTCTCGCCGGGCCAGACACCCTCGTTGAGACCACCAAGGACTATGCAGCTGACCGTTTGAAGCCGGGCTTCAAGCGAACCCCAGATGTGCACGCGAGGATGACCGGGAAGCCGCGACCGCACCGAATAGCGCGCCATGAAAGCATCGAACAGGGGATGGTAGTCATGACCGGCAACCGTCAGGGCAACATCCTGGGCATCTTCGCATTCATCAAGGAATGCCCGGAACATGTCCCCGGCGTCCCCTTCATAAAGCTCTCCGGTCGTCCCTGCTTCATCCAGGCACAATCCTTCCAGCACCTGTCGCTGGCACTGCAGAAGGTCATGGAACGGGACGACCTCACCCTGATCAAGGAGATTTTCAAGGGGCGCAAAGATATCCGCAAGCCGCATCAGACAGTCATGCGCACGATCCCAATCCTCATCAGACGCCCGAATCACCTGATCGGGAACCCTGACAGATTTTTGAGAAACAGCCTCCCGTCTGGCCCGAAAGGCATGGATCAGGGCTTCAAGCCCCGGCGTAACACGCGGGCCGCGCAGCAGTGCCAGCTCCACAAGGCGCGCCGCACGACGCACAAGACGACGATCCAGACCAAGGGCGACCAGCGGATGACGCAAAACCGCGAGAACAAGCTTCGGTTCGGTTCCCTGATGCACCAGATCAATCACAAGCCTTGAAAGAATGCCCGGCGGGGTCTGCGCCAGAGGCCGACCGGCTGAATCATCTACCGGGATTTTCCAGCGAAGCAGTTCCCCGGCAACCCGGCGAGCCAGCAGCCTGTCCGGTGTCACAAGAGCTGCGGTAGCACTGTCATTCTCTTCAATGACCTGCCGAAGCTTCAGGGCAATGGCCAGCGCTTCCTCACGGCTGTTATTGGCCTCAAGCAGCGTCACCGCGTTGAGGGCGTCTGTAATCTGCACATCACCCATCTGCTGACGGCTGTGTATCCAGCCAGCCGTTTCAGCCGATGGCCGCATCACTTCGGAAATGAGACGGTCCCGGGCCGGATGCAGGATGCCCCGCGCAGGCTCAAGCGACCGGACATCCTCACGATACGCTCCAAGACCATCCAGTATCCGCTTCAGAGCAGTTTGCGGATGGCCGACCTGATAGGGATGGATGCCTCCATCACCCAACGAAGCCCACCCCTCGGAGCTCATCTGGAAATCAAGACCAGGCAAGACCAGAGCGCCCTGGGGCAGAGCGCAAATGGTTCGCATCAGGTCAATGGCAGCTCGTGCGGTTGAGGTTGCCCCCAGAACAATAACCGGAGATGACGGCTGTGCGATATCGTAGCGTTCAGCCGCCAGACGCAACTGGGCATTTCTGAACTCGGCCGTATCTGACACTCCGCTTTCACTGAGGAACAGAGGCCACTGCTCTGTGACAATCCGCAGGAATGTGAGGGTCAGTTCCCAATACCCGGCATAGTCAGCCGGAACGAGTGACTGGAGCCCTTCCCAGTCTCCTCCTTCATTGGCGACCTGATCCATCAGCGAGAGGAGGTCACCGGCAAGCCAGGCCGCGTCCGCCGGGCTTGATGGAATGGCAATCTGGCGCAGCTGGTCAGCGGGCAGTACCCGTTGGGCCAGGCTTTGAGCCCAGCCATAAACCAGGCGGGTCATGGCCATTTGCCGCTTAAGAGAACTGATGGGCGGGGCTGATGTCTCAGATAAAAGCGCATCAATCGGGAAATCTGCCGAAAGGGTCAGCTCATCCTCATCAGAAACGCCCAGAAGCTCGATACGCGGCAGAATGGCTGCCTTCCCGCCCAGCCGGTCCAGGAAAACATCTTCAAGCCCGCGAACCGCTCGCCGTGTCGGCACAAGCACCGTGACATCGGCAAGGGCAAACGGATCCTCAGAAGGCCTGGATACGGGTCGGATCTGACCAGCCAGCAGTGCATCCACAAAGGTTTCAAAGAACGGCGCACTCGGCGGGATAGAAAACAGTGCAGACGTCGGCGAAACAGTCATGCCCGCACTCCAATCAGGATCTGATAACAACCGAATTCATCGGACCAGTTTATGAACCGCAACGCTGATCTGCAATCACCCGTTCAGCGGCAGGGATCGCATCCGGTGTCCCCACATGCAGCCAGACCCCATCCATCACCACACCAAACAGTCGCCCTTCGGAAAGGGCATGATCGAAGAGTACATTCATGGAGAAGGCACCATCTGGCGCATGGTCAAAAAGACGTCTGTGATAAAGCGCGGCACCGGCAAAGGCATAGCCCTGCCCCTCACCTTTCCCGAAACGGGCAAGGTGACCTGAAGCCGTTTTCTGGAAATCCCCCTCACCTGCATAACCGACAGCCCTGTCCAAAGGCGCAAGAAGAAGCAGCGCATCCATCCTGCCTTCATCCCACGCCTCAGTCATTTTCGAGAGGTTGGGTTCATCTCCATCCAGCCAGAACGTATCCGCATTCAAAGCAAAGAATGCCTCACCACTGAGAAGCGGCAAGGCGCGAACAATGCCGCCACCGGTTTCCAGAATGCTGTCACGCTCGTCAGATACGGTGACCGCTGGCTCATGGCGATTGCGCACATGGGCCTCAATCTGATCCGGCAGATAATGCACATTCACCACCGCATGGCTTATCGGGACACGGGCGAGAGCATCGAAGGCGTAGTCAATCAGGGGTTTGCCGGAAACCGGAACCAGCGGTTTGGGAATGCTGTCCGTTATGGGACGCATACGTTTGCCAAAACCAGCCGACAGAACAATCCCATCCGTGACAGGTCGGGTCATTGCCCCGCCTCCCCGGATGCAAATTGCTCGAACCAGCTCGCCAGCGGCTGCAAAGCCTCATGAGCAAAGGAGCGGTGCAGATAGTCGTGAATGCGGGGCAGGTGACGCAGATATCCTGACTTGCTATCTCTCATATGAAGGCGCGCAAAAATACCGAGAATCTTTGTATTCCGCTGGGCTGACATGATCGCATGTGACCGGCAGAAATCCGCCTCGTCGAAGCTAGCATCAGCCGTCGCTCTCAGCACACAATACCTTGTCAGAAGATCGCGATCCATGCCCTCGGAAACCGTAACCCGCGCATCTCGCGTCAGGCTTGCCACATCATAGGATGCCGGCCCCCTTACCGCGTCCTGAAAGTCAATCAGACCAACCCGTCTGGTACCCTGGCGGTCTGGCAGCCAGATGAGATTGGGCGAATGAAAATCCCGCAGACACCATGTCTCCTGCCTTGCGGCTTCCGGTTTAAGCAACTCCGTCCAGAGGGACTTAAACGCTGCTTCAGCGTCATCAGACAGGCGGGCACCACTGACATACGGCACATACCAGTCAAGCAGCAGGTCAACCTCTATCATCATAGCCTCAAGCCCATAGGCCGGGACATGATGTTGAAGACCATCAGGCAGGTGGACATTCTCAGGCCAGGACTGACTATGCATCTCGGCCAGCACCTCAATCGCAGCCTGATAACGGTCAGCAATTGTCCCGGTCTCATCGACCACCGACCCGACCCCGAGATCCTCAAGGACAATCAGACCATCCTCAGCAGACGAGGCCCGAATTTCCGGTGTACTGAGATGACGGTCAAAGAGACTTTGTCCAATGGCCAGAAACGGTCGAACATCCTCAGCCAGACACGCAA is a window of Coralliovum pocilloporae DNA encoding:
- the tsaE gene encoding tRNA (adenosine(37)-N6)-threonylcarbamoyltransferase complex ATPase subunit type 1 TsaE; this translates as MAQSVSVLCEDEAATGRLAADIATILSSGDVLALHGDLGVGKSTFARALIRALAHDEALEVPSPTFTLVQDYDLARCPVSHFDLYRLGSPDELEEIGFFDAIHHAALLIEWPSKAGDDLPSDRLDVTIEPEGRTVRRFVFAGDDAWLRRIERTLLIRTFLDQKGFAAARRQAIQGDASTRAYERLVDEQGDAHILMNAPKQPDGPPIRNGLPYSRIACLAEDVRPFLAIGQSLFDRHLSTPEIRASSAEDGLIVLEDLGVGSVVDETGTIADRYQAAIEVLAEMHSQSWPENVHLPDGLQHHVPAYGLEAMMIEVDLLLDWYVPYVSGARLSDDAEAAFKSLWTELLKPEAARQETWCLRDFHSPNLIWLPDRQGTRRVGLIDFQDAVRGPASYDVASLTRDARVTVSEGMDRDLLTRYCVLRATADASFDEADFCRSHAIMSAQRNTKILGIFARLHMRDSKSGYLRHLPRIHDYLHRSFAHEALQPLASWFEQFASGEAGQ
- a CDS encoding nucleotidyltransferase family protein, whose protein sequence is MTRPVTDGIVLSAGFGKRMRPITDSIPKPLVPVSGKPLIDYAFDALARVPISHAVVNVHYLPDQIEAHVRNRHEPAVTVSDERDSILETGGGIVRALPLLSGEAFFALNADTFWLDGDEPNLSKMTEAWDEGRMDALLLLAPLDRAVGYAGEGDFQKTASGHLARFGKGEGQGYAFAGAALYHRRLFDHAPDGAFSMNVLFDHALSEGRLFGVVMDGVWLHVGTPDAIPAAERVIADQRCGS
- the addA gene encoding double-strand break repair helicase AddA, which encodes MTEALPALTIPAETIAAQRKACDPESSAWVSANAGSGKTFVLSRRVIRLLLSGSDPSRLLCLTFTKAAAAEMKTRVFDELADWTGLSDMELDKRLEDLVGRRPKAGERDEARQLFARALETPGGLKVQTIHAFCQALLQQFPFEANVAGHFSVVDDAEQSEMLAEALNSVLVEAAADPAAVLGRALVDAVAAASDDAARDAVSDMIGRRDVLRRWLETVGSVPEAMAELARSLDLPEGLSLPQVLTSGCHSPTLPNRFVDDLLILLRQGSSIDQSLADRFEAALNASDDEARLMAWVQVFFTGKPGDEKPRAWSRFCTKAVKATYPEFEDKVLQEQDRLLAVLDQYRLLKALEATEAIVRLSDAVIARYERMKNNRGLLDYDDLILKTMRLLSDTEAARWVQYKMDQGLDHILVDEAQDTSPNQWQVIRALADDFFDGDSARPVERTLFAVGDEKQSIYSFQGAAPEEFARMEKAFSGRARAVEKTWHSLKLNLSFRSTPDVLGAVDQVFRSPDAHRGLSLEPEPPVHEAVRRNDPGLVEIWPPTLTDHLEADTDWTVPVDHVGAQTGLSRLANRIADTIQRWLQDGERLEGTGERISAGDILVLVRKRGAFIDALNRALKDRSIPIAGADRLSLSDHIVVEDLLALGDVMLLPEDDLSLAVVLKSPLVGYSEDELYDLAAHRKGTLWGELGRRARTEKGSCHERAFRQLNLWRERTDFDRPFEFYARVLGEGGGRKSILGQLGAEAEDVLDEFLNLALSFESKGIPSLQGFLTLMRKSGTDIKRELDQGRDEIRVMTVHGAKGLEAPVVFLVDSGSAPVSAAHDPSLLQPKEDYPRLLWAPRKAIRPSAFADRLQMLRGKQEEEYRRLLYVAMTRARDRLLVTAYGNQKEPHDQSWYALIKAGLSASSNLLQRPEGESLLWRDSVQPSREHKPDAAEQAARAAPSLPAWLAHAARPESKPPRPLAASALDDADFTDGVAALAQASGLSGAERGTLLHKLLEFLPDVVEDERRVRAFAYLSGHPGISRAEAEQLADHVCVMLSSPQLTPFFSADARSEVPIVGVLEREGKPVRIAGRIDRLVKQGAELFILDYKTNRKPPVTAENVPLSYLAQMSAYVQLLGAAYPDLSVRGFLYWTETARLMELPEGQMNAAWADWSTDASTRLDGPEAATYLSADNAPDSGA
- the addB gene encoding double-strand break repair protein AddB — translated: MTVSPTSALFSIPPSAPFFETFVDALLAGQIRPVSRPSEDPFALADVTVLVPTRRAVRGLEDVFLDRLGGKAAILPRIELLGVSDEDELTLSADFPIDALLSETSAPPISSLKRQMAMTRLVYGWAQSLAQRVLPADQLRQIAIPSSPADAAWLAGDLLSLMDQVANEGGDWEGLQSLVPADYAGYWELTLTFLRIVTEQWPLFLSESGVSDTAEFRNAQLRLAAERYDIAQPSSPVIVLGATSTARAAIDLMRTICALPQGALVLPGLDFQMSSEGWASLGDGGIHPYQVGHPQTALKRILDGLGAYREDVRSLEPARGILHPARDRLISEVMRPSAETAGWIHSRQQMGDVQITDALNAVTLLEANNSREEALAIALKLRQVIEENDSATAALVTPDRLLARRVAGELLRWKIPVDDSAGRPLAQTPPGILSRLVIDLVHQGTEPKLVLAVLRHPLVALGLDRRLVRRAARLVELALLRGPRVTPGLEALIHAFRARREAVSQKSVRVPDQVIRASDEDWDRAHDCLMRLADIFAPLENLLDQGEVVPFHDLLQCQRQVLEGLCLDEAGTTGELYEGDAGDMFRAFLDECEDAQDVALTVAGHDYHPLFDAFMARYSVRSRLPGHPRVHIWGSLEARLQTVSCIVLGGLNEGVWPGETRSDPWLSRPMKRDMTLDPPERRVGLAAHDFIMASGMQEVVYTRALRTDGAPSVASRWLQRLEAFAGSPRMAVCRARGAEILDWARRLDEPDQVRPIERPAPCPPVDDRPDSLSITEIETLIRDPYAIYARHVLNLKPIRPIGELPGAAEKGTIIHEALADFAASWDGPLTEAALTHLLDCGEAAFETVSDFPEVCAFWWPRFERVARWVVEDWEVSRVLDLDRRHAEIPGRLSFDAMEPPFVLHGRADRVDEKLDGTVSVVDFKTGQPSTARQVESMLAPQLPLEALIAMRGGFKGLGPRQPSEIAYVRLSGGMPAGEVKPANKEKTPEQLALEAEQRLLRLIAHFRQVTTPYLSRARVERENRFAGDYDHLARVKEWMVAGEQIDD